In Pseudomonas sp. p1(2021b), the genomic window GGGTGGTGCGGGCGAACAGGCGCACGTCCAGCTCGCGCTCCAGGCGCTTGATCGCCGCCGCCACCTGCCCAGGCAGCACGCCCGCCTCCAGGGCTGCGGCGGTGAAACTGCCCAGTGCACTGCTGCGCACGAACAGTTCGAGGTCGGTGATGCGCAGCATTTTCACTCCAGGGATGAAAGTGTTGTTGCATTGTGCCGCTTTTTCTTTTTCCCAGGAAAGATAAGATGCCCGGCACATTCTGTTCCCTTGAGGAGTTTCCCTGATGGATACCGTTGCCCTGGCCAAGCGCCGCTACACCACCAAAGCCTACGATGCCAGCCGTCGCATTCCCCAGGCGACCATCGACGCGCTGCTCGAGCAGCTGCGCCACAGCCCCTCCTCGGTCAACTCCCAGCCTTGGCACTTCGTGGTGGCCGACAGCGCTGAAGGCAAGGCACGCATCGCCAAGGCCACCGAGGCCTTTGCCTACAACACGCCGAAAATCCTCAACGCATCCCATGTGATCGTCTTCGCTGCCCGTACCGACATGACCGAAGCCCACCTGGAGGCGGTACTGGCCCAGGAAGCCGCCGACGGGCGCTTCCCGACCGAGCAGGCTAAGGCCGGCCAGGATCAGACCCGTCGCGGCTACGTCAATCTGCACCGCTTCGACCAGAAGGACCTGCAGCACTGGATGGAGAAACAGACCTACCTGGCGTTCGGTACCGCGCTGCTCGGCGCTGCAGCCCATGGCCTGGACGCCACGCCCATCGAAGGCTTCGACAGCAAGGTACTGGACGCCGAGCTGGGCCTGCGTGAGCAGGGCTTCACCAGCGTGGTGGTGCTGAGCCTGGGCTACCGCAGCGAAGAAGACTTCAACGCTGGGCTGAGCAAGTCGCGGTTGCCAGCGTCGCAGGTGTTCACCTTCCTCTGAGGGGGCGGCACGCCATCGCATGAAAAACCGGGCAGGTGCCACGCACCTGGCCGGTCATTCCTCCCGCGCCTGGGACAATGGGCGCGCCACCTGCTCCAGCGACCTGCGCTCGGCCGCCGTCCCCCAGCGCGCCTGCACCAGCGCGGCGAAGATCATCAAGCCGGCACCGATCAAATAGCCATACAGCACGTTCGTGCGTTCTCCCGTCTCGATCAGGGCGCCGAACAATGCTGGCCCGGCCAGTCCGCCAAGGCCGGTGCCGAAGGCATAGAACACGGCGATGGCCAGGGCGCGGATTTCCAGTGGGAAGGTCTCGGCCACGGTCAGGTAGGCCGAGCTTGCCGCGGCGGAGGCGAAGAAGAAAATCACCATCCAGGCCAGCGTCTGCTGGGTGACGTCGAGCAGTTGCTGCTGGAACAGGTACCCGCTGATGCCCAGCAGCACGCCGGACACCAAGTACGTGGCGCTGACCATCAGGCGCCGCCCCCACACATCGAACAGCCTGCCCAACAACAGTGGCCCACAGAAGTTGCCCAGGGCGAAGGGCAGCACGTACCAGCCGATGCGCTCGGACGGTACCCCGTAGAAATCGGTGAGCACCAGGGCATAGGTGAAGAAGATGGCGTTGTAGAAGAACGCCTGGGCGCCGAGCAGGGTCAGGCCGACCAGTGCCCGCCGCCGGTGTGCGCCGAACAGGCAGCGCACGACCTCGCCCAAGGGCGTGTGGTCACGGGCATGCAGGCGCAGGGGCGGGCCTTCGATGGCGGGTAGCGCGATGCCACGCGCGCGGTACTGACGCTCGATGCCGGCGACGATACGTTCGGCCTGTTCCGGCTGGTTGTGGATCAACAGCCAGCGTGGGCTTTCAGGGATCCACAGGCGCATCAGCAGGATCGCCAAGCCCAGCACCGCACCGATGCCGAAACACAGGCGCCAGCCCAGCTCACCGCCTACCAGCGCTGGGTCGAGCAGCACCACCGACCCCACCGCGCCGAGGGCGGCGCCCAGCCAGAAGGTGCCGTTGATGGTCAGGTCCACCCAGCCGCGACAGCGGGCCGGGGTGAATTCCTGGATGGTCGAGTTGATCGCGGTGTACTCACCGCCGATACCGGCGCCGGTGAGAAAGCGAAACAGCAGGAAGCTCCACAGGTTCCAGGAAAACGCGGTCGCGGCCGTGGCGCCGATGTACAGGATCAGAGTGACGAAGAACAGCCTGCGCCGGCCCAGGCGGTCGGTCAGCCAGCCGAAGAGCAGGGCGCCGAGTACGGCACCGGCGATGTAGCTGGCGCCCGCCAGGCCGATCTCGGTGTTGCTCATCTGCAGCGCCGGGCTGTCCTTGAGCGCGCCGGACACCGAACCTGCCAGGGTCACCTCCAGGCCATCGAGCAGCCAGGTGATGCCCAGGGCCAGGACCAGCAGCGTGTGGAAGCGGGTCCAGGGCAGGCGGTCGAGGCGGGCGGGGATATCGGTGCGGTAGGCGCGACCGGTCGGGGATTCGGGCACCCAGGGGCTCCTGTCTGCTGGCGAATGTGCGCATGGCAGTTGAGCCGCTGGCGGGGGGAGAGTTCATGTTTTGAGCGTTCGGTGTCACGGTTCCGATGCCTGTGAGACCGAGCGCCGCGCGGGCGGCGCTCGATCTCACTGCCACCACCTACCCCGAGACCTACCCGACTCACCACAACGCCGCTGAAGCCGCCGTGACCACACGGCCAAATACCTCGATGGCCCTGTCGACATCCTCCTCGCGGGTAAAGCGCCCCAGGCTGATCCGCACGCACTTGCGCGCCCGTGCCTCGTCCAGCCCCAGGGCCAGCAGCACATGGGAGGCGGCATTGGCCGCCGAGTTGCAAGCCGAGGTCGAGGACACGGCCAATTCGCTCGCCAGCGCGGCGCTGTTGAAGCCCTTGGCGTCGATGCACAGGTTCAAGGTATGGGGGATGCGTTGTTCGGCGCTGCCATTAAGGTTGACATCCGGCAGGACCAGGAGCCCCTGGCGCAGGCGTTCGCTGAGCCGCTGGATACGCTGGTGTTCGCTGTCGCCAGGCGCGCCGGCCAAGGCGAAGGCACTGCCCATGCCGACGATCTGGTGGGTCGCCAGGGTGCCGGAGCGCAGGCCACGCTCATGGCCACCGCCATGCATTTGTGCGTGCAGCAGCGTACGGGCACGGGGGCCGACATACAGCGCGCCGATGCCTTTGGGGCCGTAGGCCTTGTGGGCGGAGAACGACATCAGGTCCACCGCTTGGCGGGCCAGGTCGATCGCCACCTTGCCCACGGCCTGGGCGGCGTCGACATGCAGCAACGCGCCATGGGCTCGCACCCGTTCGCCGATGGCGGCGAAGTCGGTGACCGTACCCAGTTCATTGTTGACCGCCATCAGCGACACCAGGCGGGTATCGGGGCGCAATGCCGCCTGCACGGCCTGTGGCTGAATCAGCCCATCGCTGTCCGGCGCAAGGCGCGTGACCGCCCAGCCCAGGCGTTCCAGCTCGGCTGCGGTATCGAGCACCGCCTTGTGCTCCAGCTGGCTGGTGATCAGGTGGCCCGGCTGCCCGGCACCCTGGGCGATACCCTTGAGCGCCAGGTTGTTGGATTCGGTGGCGCCGGACGTCCAGACCAGCTCGGCTGGGTCTGCGCCCACGCGTTCGGCGACCTGCCGACGGGCCTGCTCGACCAGCTCGCGGGCGGCCTGGCCGTAGGCGTGGCCGCTGGAGGCCGGGTTGCCGAAGTGTGCATCCTGCCCCAGGCAGGTGACCATGGCCTCGATGACACGGGCATCGACGGGGGTGGTGGCGGCGTAATCGAAGTAGAGTGGGGCGCTGGGCATGTTGGCGAGTCCGTGCATGTCGCCTGGAAGTGGCGATCGATGGAGCCATCGTAGCCAGCGCGCTGGAAACGCTTTTTGCCTTGTGAACGTCTCGCGTCGCCTATTCGAGAAAAATTTTCTAGGTTGTACGGGTTGTGTAGAACGTTTTTATAGGTGCCGGCGCGATAGCCTCGGCCGTAGGTCAGATCAAGCAGGTTCGGGGGCGGCTTCTTCCTCCGCCAGCACCCGTTCGCACAGCTCGGTGATCTGCTCGCGCATCCAGCGGTTGGCCGGGTCCTGGTCGGTGCTTTCGTGCCAGTACAGGTGGGTTTCCAAGGGCGGTACTTCCACCGGCAGCGGCAGATGACGCAATTGATGACGGCGGGCGAAGCGCTCCGGCACGGTCATCACCATGTCGGTTTGCTGCAACACCTGGGAGGCCATTAGATAGTGTTGCGAGCGCAGGGCGATCTTGCGTTGCACGCCCATCTTGCCCAGGGCCAGGTCGACATAGCCCAGGCCGTTGCGGCGGCTGGAGATGTGGATGTGGGTCATGGCCAGGTAGTTGTCCAGGGTCAGCTTGCCTTCGGCCAACGGATGGCCCGGGCGCAAGGCGCAGACGAAGCGGTCCTGCATGAGCTTGACGTGGCGCACCTGCGGGTCGGTGTTCAGCGGCGCGTCCACGGCGAAATCCAGGCGTCCGGCGGCCAGTTCCTTGGTGGTTTCGCGGCGCTTGCACAGGAAACTTTCGATCATCAGGGCCGGGGCGAGGCGGCGCAGACGCTGGAACAAGGGAGGCAGGATCACCGCCTCGGTGAGGTCGGTCATGCTGATGCGGAAGGTCTTGTTCGCTTGCTGGGGGTTGAACACGCGGCTTTCCTGCACCGAGGTGCGCAGCAGGGCCAGGGCATTGCGCACCGGGCCGATGATGTTCTGGGCCATGGGCGTGGGCACCATGCCTTGGGCAGTACGTACGAACAGCGGGTCGTTGAAGGTCTCGCGCAGGCGCGACAGGGCATTGGACACCGCCGGCTGGGTGATGCCGACGATCTGCCCGGCGCGGGTCAGGTTGGCTTCGGTGTAGATGGCATCGAAAACGATGAACAGGTTGAGGTCGACCTTGCTGAGGTTCATGGCGCCGCTCTTTGTTGGAGTTATGGGCCGATCATATATTGCTTATGAATGTTTATACACGCGGAAAATAGACTAGGTGGATGGCTGGCTGTTGCTCTAGGCTCAGGTCCATGTTCTCCAGCCTGTGAAGGTAGCCCCGATGGATTTCGCCTATTCGCCCAAGGTCCAGGCATTGCGCGAGCGCGTCACTGCGTTCATGGACGCCTATGTCTACCCCGCCGAGCCGGTGTTCGAGCGCCAGGTCGCCGAGGGCGACCGCTGGCAGCCCACCGCGATCATGGAACAGCTCAAGGCCAAGGCCCGCGCCGAGGGGCTGTGGAACCTGTTCCTGCCCGAGTCGGAATATGGCGCGGGGCTGTCCAACCTCGAATATGCGCCACTGGCCGAGATCATGGGCCGCTCGTTGCTGGGGCCCGAGCCGTTCAACTGCTCGGCACCGGACACAGGCAACATGGAAGTGCTGGTGCGCTACGGCAGCGAGGCGCAGAAGCGCCAGTGGCTGGAGCCGCTGCTGCGCGGCGAGATCCGCTCGGCGTTCGCCATGACCGAGCCGGACGTGGCCTCTTCGGATGCCACCAACATGGCGGCCACCGCCGTGCGTGATGGTGACGAGTGGGTCATCAACGGGCGCAAGTGGTGGACCTCCGGTGCCTGTGATCCGCGTTGCAAGGTGATGATCTTCATGGGCCTGTCCAACCCGGACGGGCCACGCCACCAGCAGCACTCCATGATCCTGGTGCCCACCGACGCCCCCGGGGTGAAGATCGTCCGCCCGCTGCCGGTGTTCGGCTACGACGATGCGCCCCACGGCCATGCCGAGGTGCTGTTCGAGCAGGTGCGGGTACCTTATGAGAACGTGATCCTCGGCGAAGGCCGTGGTTTCGAAATCGCCCAGGGGCGGCTTGGGCCTGGTCGCATCCACCACTGCATGCGTTCGATCGGCATGGCCGAACGTGCGCTGGAACTGATGTGTAAGCGTTCGGTGGCGCGCACCGCCTTCGGCCGGCCATTGGCACGCCTGGGCGGCAATGTCGACAAGATCGCCGACTCGCGCATGGAGATCGACATGGCGCGACTGCTCACCCTCAAGGCTGCCTACATGATGGACACCGTCGGCAACAAGGTGGCCCGCAGCGAGATCGCGCAGATCAAGGTGGTGGCGCCGAACGTGGCGTTGAAGGTGATCGACCGGGCGATCCAGCTGCATGGCGGGGCGGGGGTCAGCGGCGATTTCCCGTTGGCTTACATGTATGCCATGCAGCGCACCCTGCGCCTGGCCGACGGGCCGGACGAGGTGCACCGGGCGGCCGTGGGCAAGTACGAGATCGGCAAGTATGTGCCCAGGGAGATGCTCGTAGCGGACAGTGAGCGCCTTGCCGATTGGTGTGCCTCGTCTGCGACTGCTGCGCAGCCTATCGCGGGGACAGCGCGAGCCCAAGAACTGTGCGGTCTCTGTGGGAGCGGGCTTGTCCCGTGATTGGGCCGACCCAGCCACCGCGGTTGTATGGCAAGGGCTTCGCCCTTGATCGCGGGACAAGCCCGCTCCCACAGACCTTGTCAAATCAATGAGTTATGCGTTGTTCTATGAGAGCTGGCGACAGCCTGCGATGGGCTGCAAAGCAGCCCCAAGCCCTCAGACGGTGGAGCCCCTCCAGACTCAAGGGGCCGCTTTTGCTTTTGCTTTTTCCTACGCGATAGTCCAGGCGCCGCCAAACGCGACGTCAGGAGGCCGAGTGGAGGCATTACGGAGGTGGGTGCCGGGCATGGATGCCCGGCAAGCGGCGCAGGGCCATGGATGGCCCTTCGCCGCGCCCCGCCGGGAGTAATGCCGGAGCGAGGGAACCCCGAAGCGCAGCGCAGGGGCCGGATGCAGGAGCCAGCGGTTTTTGCCTACTTTTGCCCAAGACCCTCCATGTCAGGATAGTTGTCGCCCGTCTCAATAGATGGAGGGCGTAGGACTGTCTCATGAAACAACGACGTTATACCGCTGAGGAGAAAGCCTGGGCGTTGCAGCAAATGTCGGCACCTATCAACCGTACGGTCGTAGAGTTGGCTAAGCAAACAGGCATTACTGCTGTCACACTTCGGGTTTGGCGCAATGAGGCCAAGACCCAGGGAGCACAGATGGCAGGAACAGGTAAACGCAACGGGCGCTGGAGCAGCGCTGACAAGTTCAGAGCAGTGCTTCAGACAGCCGCGATGAGTGAAGCGGAGATCTCGGAATACTGCCGTAGTGCAGGTATCTTGCCGGCGGATCTGGTGCTGTGGCGTGTAGCTTGTGAGCAGGCTAATACTCCGCCCCAGCAAGAGCCCGTCAAAGATATCGCATCGGTCAAACGGATCGAGCAATTGGAGCGTGAGTTACGGCGTAAAGAAGCGGCTTTGGCAGAAACGGCAGCGTTGTTGGTACTGCGAAAAAAGGCCGATGCGATCTGGGGCAAGGACGAGGACGAATGACCAGTGCTGCAGATCGCACAGCAGCCCTTCAGTTGATTGACGCCGCAGTAAGAGCAGGCGCTCGTCAAAGTGCAGCCTGTGAGGAGTTGGGGCTCACTGAGCGAACTGTGCAACGGTGGCGCCATCAACCTGAGGATGGGCGGCCTGGAGCGGCCCGTCCTGAACCAGCCAACAAGCTCAGCGAGTGCGAACGCTTGGCCATTTTGGAAGCAGCCAATCGCCCTGATTGTGCCGACCTCACACCGCATGAAATCGTGCCGAAGTTAGCAGATGAAGGCCTCTACCTAGCCTCGGAATCGACCTTTTACCGAGTGCTCAAGTCAGCGGGCCAAGCACACAGACGTGGGCGGAGTCGAAGACCACAAGCCAGACCGCTCACGACCCATAGGGCGAGTGGGCCCAATCAGGTTTGGTGTTGGGACATCACTTGGTTACCGAGTACGGTCAAAGGCCGTTTTTTCTATTGGTATATGGTCAAAGATATCTACAGTCGCAAGCTGGTCATGAATGAAGTACACGAAGCAGAAAGTGCTGAGCATGCCAGTATCCTGCTGGAGCGTGCCTGCTTACGTGAAGGGATTCGCCCGGATACATTGGTGCTTCATTCAGACAATGGCAGCGCGATGAAAGGCGCGACGATGCTCGCCGCGCTGCGTAACCTTGGTGTTCTGCCATCCTTCAGTCGCCCACGGGTCAGTAATGACAACGCCTATGCCGAGGCGCTATTTCGCACGGCTAAATACTGCTCACGGTGGCCCAGCTTGCCTTTTGGGTCGCTCGATGAAGCTCGTATGTGGGTAATGCAGTTTGCTGCCTGGTACAACAATGAACACCGTCATAGCGCGCTCAAATACGTCACCCCTTCGCAGCGACATCAAGGTCAAGATGGCGCGTCACTTAGGCAGCGTGAACAGTTATACGAAGCAGCGCGGCGTCAGAATCCAGGACGATGGGTTCGAGAAGTCCGTAACTGGAAATTGCCTAACCATGTGTACCTGAATCGCGAGCGAGATCCAGAGCAAAAGCGAACCGGCTAAACCAGACACGACAACTACCTTGACGCGCACCGAAGAGCAAAAGTAGGTCGCCGTAAAGGCGAAAAGGTGAGTGAGCGCCTCCATGGCGAATGGAGTTTTCGCGATTCCCATGCGCTCGGTGTTTGTTGAATCGTTGGTGTTGATTTAAGCGAACAGTTCGTTTGCGATGGCGACGCACACTCACCTTTCCGCCCTTACGGCGGGTCACTTTTTGTCAAACGCGACAAAAAGTAACCAAAAAACGCTGGCGGTATGACTCACCCAGATGGGTTACAAATCAGTTCACGCACATAGGTAACAGTCTTTAACTGGCAAGGTCGGTTTTCGAGGATCTGACCATGCCGTGGCGAGAGCTAACACCTATGGACCTGAAAATGCTTTTCATCGCGGACTACCTGCAGGGGCCGCCTAGCTTCAGCGCCCTGTGTGAGGCCTACGAGATCAGTCGAAAGACCGGCTACAAATGGGTCGAGCGATACGAGAAAGAGGGCCCGGCAGGCTTGGAGGAGCGCAGCCGACGCCGGTTGACCCAGGACTGGGTTGTACCCGTTGCGGTCCGCGAGGCCATTGTGGAACTGCGCGGTCAGGGGGAGACGGTGCCTGGGCCCAAAAAAATCCAGGCAGCGTTGCAGGAGCGCTTTCCTGATCAGGCGCCACCCTCAAAGACCGCGATCTACAACATCCTCAAGAAAGCCGAACTGATCAAGCCGCGGCGTCTACGTCAGCGTGTGGCCATCTATCCCAAGCCACTGGAAAAAGCGGAGTTGCCCAATCAGCTGTTCAGTGCGGACTACAAGGGCCAGTTCCGCACAGGGGCAGGCGTCTGGTGCTATCCGTTGACGATCATGGATCACGCCAGTCGCTTCTTGCTTGCCTGCCACAGCATGGCAAACACGAACTTCCTGGAAACGCAGGCGGTATTTACTGATGTATTCCGTGAAAATGGGCTGCCTGAGCGTATCCGAACCGACAACGGCGTACCGTTCGCCAGCAAAGGACGCGCAGGTCTTTCCCAACTGTCGATCTGGTGGTTGCGTCTGGGCATTATTCCCGAGCGCATCGCACCTGGCAGACCTGAGCAGAATGGCCGGCATGAACGCATGCATCGGACTCTCAAGAGCACGCTCCCATCGCCACCAGCAATAGCATGGGAGGCTCAACAACGGCACTTTGATCGGTTTCGGCAGCATTACAATTACGAACGGTTGCACGAAGCCTTGGAACAAAGAACGCCGGCGTCCTGTTACCAACCTTCGCCGCGCCCATTCCCTGAAAAGCTGCCTGAGATGATTTATCCCAGCCATATCGAGAGCTTGCCAATTGACGGTTGCGGCATCGTCAGCCGCCGAGGCTTGAGGATCTACGTAGGTTACGTACTGAAGCACCAGACCATTGGGCTGGAGCAAGTTGGAGACGGACTCTGGGATGTTATTTTCGGTCCAATCGTCCTCGGTAGGATCGATGTGCGTGATGCCATTGATGGCTATGTGACGCTCAAGGTGTCACCTATGTGAGTGAACTTTTATGTAACCCATGTGGGTGACCCGTACATGGCTCCTGCATCCGGCCCCTGCGCTGCGCTCCGGGGTTCCCTCGCTCCAGCCTTGCTCCGGCGGGGCGCGGCGAAGGGCCATCCATGGCCCTGCGCCGCTTGCCAGGCATCCCTGCCTGGCACCCACCTGCACAAGGCTTCCACTCGGCCTCCTGACGTCGCGTTTGGCGGCGCCTGGGCTGGCGGCGTTTATTCAGTAGGAATGACGGTGATCTTTCGATCGTAATCGGGGGGGCAAGCCCCCTTCATAGAACAACGCATAACTCATTGATTTTACAGGGGCTGTGGGATCGCCGCACCGCCACTCCCACAGATCAGCGACACACACTCGTTGGGTTCAGGGCGCTCCGGTCTTCTCTTCCTGCGGCGCCTGGGTAGTGGCCTGCTTGGGCGGCCGCGCATCGCCATCCCGGGCCGTGGACGGGGAAGCGGCGCGGGTCTTGAACAGCGACAACAGTACCCCGCCTAGCAGCAACCCGAACGTCACGCCCAGCGACAGTAACGCCGGTACCTTGCCGACCATGCCGTGGTAGAAGATCTTGCAGCCGATGAAGATCAACACCAATGCCAGCGCGTACTTGAGGTAGACGAAACGGTGCATCAGCGCCGCAAGGGCGAAGTACAACGAACGCAGCCCGAGGATGGCGAAGATGTTCGAGGTGTAGACGATGAACGGGTCCTGGGTGATGGCGAAGATGGCCGGCACGCTGTCCACGGCGAACACCAGGTCCGCCAGCTCGATCAGCACCAAGGCCAGGAACAGCGGTGTGGCATGGCGCAGGGCGGTGCTGTGGCCGGGCGGGGTGAGCCGCACGAAGAAATGTGGGCCGTGGATCTGCTCGGTGACCCGCATGTGCCGGCGCACGAAGCGCAGCACCGGGTTATTGGCCAGGTCGGGGTGGCTGTCTTCCTTCGACAGGGCCATCTTCACCCCGGTGAACAGCAGGAAGGCGCCGAACAGATACAGCACCCAGGCGAAGTGCTGCACCAGCGCCGCGCCCACGCCGATCATGATCGCCCGCAGGAATACCACGCCGAGGATGCCCCAGAACAACACCCGATGTTGGTAGCGGCGGGGGATGGCGAAGAAGCCGAAGATCATCGCCATGACGAACACGTTGTCCATCGACAGCGACTGTTCCACCAGGAACCCGGTGTAGAACTCCAGCGCCGACTGGGCACCGAGCTCGTACCAGACCCACGCCCCGAACAGTACGCCCACGCTGAAATAGCCGGCATACAGCAGCAGGCTTTCGCGCATTTCGATTTCCCGGTCCTTGCGGTGCAGCACGCCAAGGTCCAGCACCAGCAAGGCGATGACGATGGCGACGAACACCAGCCACAACCAGGCGCTGGTACCGAGGAATGGGGTGGTGAGGAATGTGAGCAGAGCCGTCATGAGCCCCTCCTTGAATGTCGACGTTGCATGGCAACAGTGATCCGACATGGCGGCTCGGCAGCCGTCAGAGGGGCCCGGTATCACATGGGTGTGAGCCTAGACCGGTTTTCCGGCGCTGCCGAATGGCAGGCTGTTACATTTTTTTGCGCCGATGGCCCAGGCTTCAGTACACCCATACTTCGACCCTTTGGTTACGCAAACGTCCCTTTTGTTGATCGTTGCCGGCCACCGGCAATTCGTCGCCCAGGCCGGCCACTTCCCTCACTTCGACACCATGACGGGCCAGTGCGCGGCGCACGGCCATGGCCCGCAGGCGCGAGAGCAGGGCGGCACGCCCGGGCGTTGCCTTGGGGTCGCCAAAGCCGACCAGCACGACCTGGTGATCGAGCTTGCCGGCCTGGCGCAGGTAGTCGGCGACCCGCTGGACATCGCGCAACGCCTTGTTGTCGAGGTTGGCACTGCCGGCCTGGAAGCGGAAGCTGACGGTCAGGCGCTGGGCCTGGCTGGCCAGGGTGCGGTAGCGCGCCGGCATGTCCGCCAGGGGGGACACCGGCAGGGCCTTGACCTGCTGGGAGACGAAGCCCTGGCGGGCGACGATCGCCTGGCCTGCCGGACTCTGGGTGAACTCGGCCAGGGCCCGTGCCAGCGGGGTGGGGTGGGCGGGCAAGTAGAAGAACAGGCGGCGCGACAGCGGGTAGTCTTCACTGGCCACCCGGGCACGGGTCGGCAGCAGGGCCGGGGCGTCACCCTCGGCGATGGCCAGGACCTTGGCGCCATGCACGGCCGTCAAGGTACTGAAACCAATGGCCTGGCGGTCGGCCTTGACCCGCTCGGCCAGTGCCTCGCTGGATTCGAAGCGCTGCGCCTGGGGCGCCAGGGCCTGATGGCCTGGCTCCAGCACCAAGGCCTTGAAGGTTTCGAAGGTGCCGGAGCGATCATCGCGGGCATACAGGCGGATCGCACCGCCGGCCACGCCCAACTGCTCCCAGCGCTGCACCTGGCCGGAAAACACCTGCGCCAACTGGGTGATGGCCAGCTGCGACAGGGGGTTGCCTGGGTGGACGATCACGGCCACGCCATCCAGGCCGATGACCTGCTCCGAGGCCTTGTCGCGCAGGTCGCCCAACGCCTGCAGGCCCTGGGCCTCGCTGTCGGTGATGGGGCGGGAGGCGGCGGCCAGGTCGGCCTCGGCGTTGGCCAAAGCGGCGAAACCGGTGCTGGAGCCGTGGGCGGCGATATCGATGTGCAGGGGCTGGCCTTGGGCATTCAGGGCGCGGATCTGGGTTTCGTTGGTGTGCTCGCCCGGCGCCTGTTCGATGGCCGTGGCGCCCTGGGCCTCGAGCAGGCCCCGGACCAGGGCCGGGGCCAGGGCGGCGCCGATGGTGTTGGAGCCCTGGATGCGCAACTGCAACGGCTCGGCCAGGGCTAGCAGGGGCAGCAAGCAGCAGAGCAAGGCAAGGAGGCGGGGCATCCTGGGACCCTGTGGCATGGCGTTGGGCTGCAGATTACGACAGGGCGGTGACCGAAAGATGACAGCGATGTCGCCTGTGCAAGCCCGCTCCTACAGAGTTGGCAGTGTCCTCGGGGGCTCAGAACGTCGGCGGCGTGATCACCCAGATCACCACGGCATCCTCGTCCCCGGGGTTGCCATAGCGGTGTGGTTCCTGGCTGGAGAAGCTGAAGCTGT contains:
- a CDS encoding phosphate ABC transporter substrate-binding/OmpA family protein, which encodes MPRLLALLCCLLPLLALAEPLQLRIQGSNTIGAALAPALVRGLLEAQGATAIEQAPGEHTNETQIRALNAQGQPLHIDIAAHGSSTGFAALANAEADLAAASRPITDSEAQGLQALGDLRDKASEQVIGLDGVAVIVHPGNPLSQLAITQLAQVFSGQVQRWEQLGVAGGAIRLYARDDRSGTFETFKALVLEPGHQALAPQAQRFESSEALAERVKADRQAIGFSTLTAVHGAKVLAIAEGDAPALLPTRARVASEDYPLSRRLFFYLPAHPTPLARALAEFTQSPAGQAIVARQGFVSQQVKALPVSPLADMPARYRTLASQAQRLTVSFRFQAGSANLDNKALRDVQRVADYLRQAGKLDHQVVLVGFGDPKATPGRAALLSRLRAMAVRRALARHGVEVREVAGLGDELPVAGNDQQKGRLRNQRVEVWVY